One Pseudoalteromonas espejiana DSM 9414 DNA window includes the following coding sequences:
- a CDS encoding TolC family protein — translation MSKLMTKRLKTRLSVSAVLVAAFLSGCASKIDTLSEQNAINDFVSQANIASNVTVADETNWWQKLGSEQLNALVNSALANNYDLQTSQLTLKSALARLGEQKAQYLPQGGVELSAARSDAPSVFERQSSANVALDWQLDLFGRITALVDAANASAMSQAEQVRLLQIEVVSSVVKGFVSYQGNVEKQQIIAMQIEALEQSIEVFQARVDEGVANELDLNRTMAQLRQQEALMPAIEYAKYSDLSALAVLSGKLAQDISINDEQGVLEHNFNVALKSANEAIALRPDISRALYDFSQANSLSVAASKALLPDISLSAFAGVVSIDSTGLKNTDQQWQVAPQLQWSLLSYPALLAQRDAQQFLSEAAYSDYQQIVLNAVTESELSLQMLVNQQQQKRFADDRYGFANKAFLQAQAMYEEGQIPYLELLDARQDVLIAQENAVNTTISSLLAKVSAYQAFNGQWSYALSSTK, via the coding sequence ATGAGTAAGTTAATGACTAAACGTTTAAAAACGCGCTTAAGTGTAAGCGCCGTATTAGTGGCTGCTTTTTTATCAGGTTGTGCAAGCAAAATAGACACCTTAAGTGAGCAAAATGCCATTAACGATTTTGTTTCACAGGCTAATATTGCGAGTAATGTAACTGTTGCTGATGAAACAAATTGGTGGCAAAAATTAGGGTCAGAGCAGCTTAACGCACTTGTAAATAGCGCGCTTGCAAATAACTACGACTTACAAACAAGTCAGTTAACGCTTAAAAGTGCGCTTGCAAGATTAGGCGAGCAAAAAGCCCAGTACTTACCGCAAGGTGGAGTTGAGCTAAGCGCTGCACGAAGTGATGCACCCAGTGTGTTTGAACGTCAATCAAGTGCAAATGTTGCACTTGATTGGCAACTTGATTTGTTTGGTCGAATTACAGCCTTGGTTGATGCAGCAAATGCATCGGCCATGAGCCAAGCCGAGCAAGTCCGCTTGCTGCAAATTGAAGTTGTATCGTCGGTTGTTAAAGGCTTTGTAAGCTACCAAGGCAATGTTGAAAAGCAGCAAATCATTGCAATGCAAATAGAAGCGCTTGAACAAAGTATTGAAGTATTCCAAGCACGTGTAGATGAAGGCGTTGCCAACGAACTCGATTTAAACCGAACAATGGCACAACTTAGGCAACAAGAAGCGCTTATGCCCGCTATAGAGTACGCAAAATACAGTGATTTGTCGGCACTGGCCGTACTTAGTGGTAAATTAGCTCAAGATATATCTATAAACGATGAGCAAGGCGTACTTGAGCACAATTTTAACGTAGCGTTAAAAAGTGCCAATGAAGCCATAGCCTTACGCCCTGATATAAGCCGTGCACTTTATGATTTTAGCCAAGCTAACAGTTTAAGTGTGGCGGCAAGTAAAGCCTTATTACCAGACATTAGCTTATCAGCATTTGCAGGTGTGGTGAGCATAGACAGCACGGGCTTAAAAAATACTGATCAACAATGGCAAGTTGCGCCGCAGTTGCAGTGGTCATTATTAAGTTACCCAGCACTCCTTGCTCAGCGCGACGCACAGCAGTTTTTAAGTGAAGCAGCTTACAGCGACTATCAGCAAATAGTATTAAACGCGGTAACAGAAAGTGAACTTTCATTACAAATGTTGGTCAATCAACAACAGCAAAAACGCTTTGCTGATGACCGCTATGGCTTTGCAAACAAAGCGTTTTTACAAGCACAAGCAATGTATGAAGAAGGGCAAATACCGTACTTAGAGTTGTTAGATGCACGTCAGGATGTTTTAATAGCACAAGAAAATGCTGTTAATACAACTATTTCGTCATTGCTTGCTAAAGTAAGTGCTTATCAGGCATTTAACGGTCAATGGAGCTATGCACTAAGCAGCACAAAATAA
- a CDS encoding zinc-binding dehydrogenase: MSNTELPHKCSIPQKMRAIVLPQPDEQIHLNDVEVDVPECANNELLVKVEYVGLNPVDANFAKAGFCEWQYPHILGLDAVGVVVKANKGVFPNVGERVMWHANIGGQGVLSEYTTVPNFAVSVVPDGLSPSQAATLPCAGMAALISLDKIAIAEGDTVLIEGGSGAVGQFAIQYAKQRGADVFATASKRNHKMVKQLGADAVFDYNDKKLCDKIRRELGPQGFDAVIDTIGGDATSRNIELMRFCGRIACLQPLPHFDQNLMYRRAPNISVVSLSGAWLANSLCAQQWLSFMGNLLLEGALSGDIKTPSISAVDFSAESISAALKNQIAGGFTGKQVVQISS; encoded by the coding sequence ATGAGCAATACTGAGTTACCCCACAAATGCAGTATCCCGCAAAAAATGCGCGCTATTGTATTACCACAGCCCGATGAGCAAATTCACTTAAACGATGTTGAAGTGGACGTGCCTGAGTGTGCCAACAACGAATTGTTGGTAAAAGTTGAGTACGTTGGCTTAAACCCTGTTGATGCAAACTTTGCTAAAGCAGGCTTTTGTGAATGGCAATACCCACACATACTAGGGCTAGATGCCGTAGGTGTGGTGGTTAAAGCCAATAAAGGCGTGTTCCCCAATGTGGGAGAGCGGGTTATGTGGCATGCCAACATAGGTGGCCAAGGGGTACTGAGTGAATACACCACGGTCCCTAATTTTGCTGTGTCGGTAGTTCCCGACGGACTAAGCCCATCGCAAGCAGCTACATTGCCTTGTGCGGGTATGGCTGCACTTATAAGCTTAGATAAAATTGCTATTGCCGAAGGTGATACGGTTTTAATTGAAGGTGGCTCGGGAGCAGTAGGGCAGTTTGCCATTCAATACGCTAAACAGCGTGGCGCTGATGTATTTGCTACTGCATCGAAACGTAACCATAAAATGGTTAAACAATTAGGTGCCGATGCTGTTTTTGATTACAACGATAAAAAATTGTGTGACAAAATTCGTCGTGAGTTAGGTCCACAAGGTTTTGATGCTGTCATTGATACAATAGGCGGCGATGCTACAAGCCGTAATATTGAGTTAATGCGCTTTTGCGGACGAATTGCTTGTTTGCAACCACTGCCACATTTTGACCAAAACTTAATGTATCGTCGTGCGCCTAATATTAGCGTTGTGTCGCTGAGCGGCGCGTGGCTTGCTAACAGCTTATGTGCACAACAATGGTTAAGTTTTATGGGCAATTTGTTGCTCGAAGGCGCGCTTTCGGGTGATATTAAAACGCCCAGTATTAGTGCGGTAGATTTTAGTGCAGAGTCAATAAGTGCTGCGCTAAAAAACCAAATTGCAGGCGGTTTTACCGGTAAGCAAGTGGTGCAAATTAGTAGTTAA
- a CDS encoding acyl-CoA dehydrogenase, which translates to MSLRTKLKKVLPSISITEQEALDAGDVWLEGSIYQGKPDFSALRDVPAATLSADEQAFLDGPVQELLGMIDDSVIQNGIHLPDEILEFLKKERFFSLIIPKSFGGLEFSPYANSTIVATIATKSSAVAVTVMVPNSLGPGELLLHFGTQEQQAHYLPRLANGRDIPCFALTSPEAGSDAGGIPDVGTVTKGMHNGEEVLGLEITWDKRYITLAPIATVLGLAFKVVDPDGLLGGKENLGITCALIPKDHPGVELGNRHDPMGIRFYNGTTRGNKVFVPMDFIIGGQKNIGRGWQMLVSCLGAGRGISLPALGVSTSQVAFKSASEYAAVREQFGLSIGQFEGIQEKLADIAGKTYLQEAMRVLTTEGLGMGLKPSVVTAIAKYHMTELGRDVLDSAMDIQAGKAIQNGPQNTLASGYVAQPIAITVEGANILTRNLMIFGQGVMRCHPYLQSMVESIHSDDKNADKEFNGILRKTIGYSTANSLRAFRLGVLPFTASANSALPEVREYEKAVHKLSAKLAVYADFSLLVLGGKLKQAEMLSARLGDVMSFLYAAMASIKYYEQKVASSEREQAAPYFHYATRFALQSAEEALHKFLDNFPASGTRKFIRFVTMNYSTKMPKISDDLIRELAKQAQLDTAFKAQITHLVKPVEGDGHYINEQAYKAKMASLGELAKVKKALRAKAIKPGTRFAITLDNALAANVITAAEHAQLVDYNKKREKAIRVDEFDFDMNLLDDNAQPVNPLKSVVNQ; encoded by the coding sequence ATGAGTTTACGCACAAAATTAAAAAAAGTATTACCAAGTATTTCAATCACTGAACAAGAAGCGCTAGACGCGGGCGATGTATGGCTTGAAGGGTCAATCTACCAAGGTAAGCCTGATTTCAGCGCGCTACGCGATGTACCTGCAGCTACATTAAGCGCAGACGAGCAAGCATTCTTAGATGGCCCAGTACAAGAGCTACTAGGCATGATTGATGATTCAGTTATTCAAAACGGTATTCATTTACCAGATGAGATTTTAGAATTTTTGAAAAAAGAGCGTTTTTTCTCGCTTATCATTCCTAAGTCGTTTGGTGGTTTAGAGTTTAGCCCTTATGCAAATTCTACTATTGTGGCAACCATTGCCACTAAAAGCTCTGCAGTAGCAGTGACTGTTATGGTTCCTAACTCATTAGGTCCAGGCGAGTTACTACTTCACTTTGGTACGCAAGAGCAGCAAGCACATTACTTACCTCGTCTTGCTAATGGCAGAGACATTCCATGTTTTGCATTAACAAGCCCTGAGGCGGGTTCTGATGCGGGCGGTATTCCAGATGTTGGTACTGTTACCAAAGGCATGCATAACGGCGAAGAAGTACTTGGCCTTGAAATTACATGGGACAAGCGCTACATCACACTTGCACCAATCGCAACGGTACTTGGTTTAGCGTTCAAAGTAGTTGACCCTGATGGTTTACTTGGCGGCAAAGAAAACCTAGGTATTACCTGTGCACTTATTCCAAAAGATCACCCAGGTGTAGAGCTTGGTAATCGTCATGATCCTATGGGTATTCGTTTTTATAACGGTACTACACGCGGTAACAAAGTATTTGTACCAATGGATTTTATTATTGGTGGGCAGAAAAACATTGGTCGTGGTTGGCAAATGCTGGTTAGCTGTTTAGGTGCTGGCCGTGGTATTTCATTACCTGCACTAGGTGTAAGTACATCACAAGTGGCATTTAAATCAGCATCAGAATACGCAGCAGTGCGTGAGCAGTTTGGTTTATCAATTGGCCAGTTTGAAGGTATTCAAGAAAAGCTAGCCGACATTGCAGGTAAAACGTACCTACAAGAAGCAATGCGCGTGCTTACAACTGAAGGCTTAGGCATGGGCTTAAAACCATCAGTAGTGACAGCTATTGCTAAATACCATATGACAGAGCTTGGCCGCGACGTGCTAGATTCAGCAATGGATATTCAAGCAGGTAAAGCAATTCAAAATGGCCCGCAAAACACCCTTGCCAGCGGTTATGTTGCACAGCCAATTGCTATTACAGTAGAAGGCGCGAACATTCTTACTCGTAACCTGATGATTTTTGGTCAAGGTGTAATGCGTTGTCACCCATATTTACAATCTATGGTTGAATCAATCCACAGTGATGACAAAAATGCAGACAAAGAATTTAACGGCATTTTACGTAAAACAATTGGTTACAGCACAGCAAACAGCTTACGTGCGTTCCGTTTAGGTGTTTTACCATTTACTGCAAGCGCCAACTCAGCGCTACCAGAAGTACGTGAGTACGAAAAAGCCGTGCATAAGTTATCAGCTAAATTAGCGGTATACGCAGACTTCTCGTTACTTGTACTTGGCGGTAAATTAAAACAAGCTGAAATGCTATCAGCACGTTTAGGCGATGTAATGAGCTTTTTATATGCGGCAATGGCATCAATCAAGTATTACGAGCAAAAAGTAGCAAGCAGCGAACGTGAGCAAGCCGCACCTTACTTCCATTACGCAACTCGTTTTGCACTGCAAAGCGCTGAAGAAGCATTGCATAAGTTTTTAGATAACTTCCCTGCAAGTGGTACTCGTAAGTTTATACGTTTTGTAACGATGAACTACTCAACTAAAATGCCAAAAATTAGCGATGACTTAATTCGCGAATTAGCTAAGCAAGCTCAGCTTGATACTGCATTTAAAGCGCAAATTACGCATTTAGTTAAACCAGTAGAAGGCGATGGTCATTACATTAATGAGCAAGCCTACAAAGCTAAAATGGCATCACTTGGTGAGCTGGCTAAAGTTAAAAAAGCTCTGCGAGCTAAAGCAATTAAGCCAGGTACACGTTTTGCTATTACGCTTGATAACGCACTAGCGGCAAACGTAATTACCGCTGCTGAACACGCGCAATTAGTTGATTACAACAAAAAGCGTGAAAAAGCGATTCGTGTAGATGAGTTCGACTTTGATATGAACTTACTAGATGACAACGCTCAGCCAGTTAACCCACTTAAAAGTGTAGTTAACCAATAA
- a CDS encoding DUF695 domain-containing protein, translated as MDIEAADTASWNIAESKVNGQPSIIRYRPDLHFLLGDKNYPKNLTIFWDYEYSDSSGMPSNTLSEEMRQFEDAIVPILDIDRLAIFVFAYTVNGTREWHFYTNDINAVGERINSALSSLPKFPIEMQVETDADWTKLREVYELCS; from the coding sequence ATGGATATTGAGGCAGCTGATACGGCGTCTTGGAACATCGCAGAGAGTAAAGTGAATGGGCAACCGAGTATAATCAGGTATAGACCCGATTTGCATTTTTTACTTGGTGACAAAAATTACCCTAAAAACCTTACTATATTTTGGGATTATGAATACTCTGATTCGAGCGGTATGCCGTCTAATACGTTGAGTGAGGAAATGCGTCAGTTCGAAGATGCAATAGTCCCCATATTAGATATTGATAGACTTGCCATTTTTGTTTTTGCTTATACCGTAAATGGAACAAGGGAATGGCATTTTTATACAAATGATATAAATGCGGTGGGTGAAAGAATTAATTCTGCACTGTCAAGTTTGCCGAAGTTTCCCATAGAAATGCAAGTTGAAACCGATGCGGATTGGACAAAATTAAGAGAAGTGTATGAGCTTTGTAGTTGA
- a CDS encoding DUF6896 domain-containing protein, giving the protein MTEHESMHELIIKWHNTKKWAELLICEKLNLSNAEDILLPENRGKKPITGTEWFYRTHGKGVDIFKEGNKGGIDFNFGSEKLDSYKLKGFMIKQLNDGNLIKKNYRQLLQDSNLWDSTFSIIQTEI; this is encoded by the coding sequence ATGACCGAACATGAATCAATGCATGAACTAATTATTAAATGGCACAATACTAAAAAATGGGCTGAATTATTAATTTGTGAAAAACTAAATTTATCAAATGCAGAAGATATCCTTTTACCTGAAAATCGTGGTAAAAAACCAATCACGGGTACTGAATGGTTTTACAGAACACACGGTAAAGGAGTTGATATATTCAAAGAAGGTAATAAAGGTGGTATTGATTTTAATTTTGGCTCTGAAAAATTAGATAGCTATAAATTAAAAGGTTTTATGATCAAACAATTAAACGACGGTAATTTAATTAAGAAAAATTATCGTCAATTACTACAAGATTCAAATTTGTGGGATAGTACATTTAGCATCATACAAACCGAAATCTAA
- a CDS encoding S41 family peptidase: MNNKILKPLAIGSLVLCNSVAAADCRDVSQIIANQLEYNYVIENTATTLAQLMRSQAFLSGCERQNSSEDIAEFMTLELNKIANDKHLSVVYDPQWVNELKTYHSSAQTKAFSDSRAMETPTDNYGFKKVEMLDGNIGYLDIRAFSDSHLGGETLENAMKFLQHSDGIIIDLRNNFGGSPFMVTSLASYFFDLDTVHLSTFEQRANGVLTQTQDWTSPYVPGPRFKDTPLYILTSSNSASAAESFSYAMKNLTRATIVGEVTAGAAHGRSAEIVNNNYILTLPSTRPVDPRTKDNWERKGVKPHIETSSDNALNVAYAEVLNTLINIKSSNLHLHEWVYPLVKAKSNQYQPNQSDINKIIGTYGERKIVLKNDKLYYQYLDEPGYEIELLDKETIIFKAFSEARLHAIYKDNKVIAVKMLSFGEEPREFQRTM; the protein is encoded by the coding sequence ATGAATAATAAAATACTAAAACCTCTCGCTATTGGCTCATTAGTTTTATGTAATTCAGTTGCGGCGGCAGATTGTCGTGATGTGTCACAAATTATTGCCAATCAACTTGAATATAACTACGTCATTGAAAATACAGCAACAACGTTAGCTCAGTTAATGCGTTCGCAAGCATTTTTGTCTGGTTGTGAACGTCAAAACTCATCTGAAGATATTGCTGAATTTATGACTTTGGAATTAAACAAGATTGCAAATGATAAACACCTCTCTGTCGTTTATGACCCCCAATGGGTAAATGAGCTCAAAACATACCATTCATCAGCACAAACTAAAGCGTTTTCGGATAGTCGAGCCATGGAGACTCCGACAGATAACTATGGTTTTAAAAAAGTTGAAATGCTTGATGGAAATATTGGCTACCTTGACATAAGAGCCTTCTCTGATAGCCATTTAGGTGGTGAAACGCTTGAAAATGCGATGAAATTTTTACAGCATTCGGATGGCATTATTATTGATTTGAGAAACAATTTTGGTGGTAGCCCATTTATGGTGACTTCCTTAGCAAGTTACTTTTTTGATTTAGATACCGTTCACTTATCAACCTTTGAACAACGTGCAAACGGTGTGTTAACGCAAACGCAAGATTGGACGTCACCATATGTGCCAGGCCCTAGATTCAAAGATACTCCCCTGTATATTCTGACCAGCAGTAATTCTGCATCGGCAGCAGAAAGTTTCAGTTATGCTATGAAAAATTTAACTAGAGCAACCATTGTTGGAGAGGTAACTGCTGGCGCTGCTCATGGTAGAAGTGCAGAAATAGTAAATAACAATTATATACTTACTTTACCATCTACACGACCTGTTGACCCACGAACAAAAGATAATTGGGAAAGAAAAGGTGTAAAACCACATATAGAAACGAGCAGCGATAATGCACTTAACGTGGCTTATGCTGAGGTGCTAAATACCCTAATCAATATTAAGAGTAGTAACTTACACTTGCACGAATGGGTCTATCCTTTGGTTAAAGCAAAATCTAACCAATACCAGCCAAACCAGAGTGATATTAATAAAATTATAGGCACATACGGTGAGCGCAAAATTGTTCTAAAAAATGATAAACTTTATTATCAATATTTGGATGAACCAGGCTATGAAATCGAGCTTCTTGATAAAGAGACCATTATTTTTAAGGCCTTCTCTGAAGCTAGGTTGCATGCAATATACAAAGATAATAAGGTTATTGCAGTGAAAATGCTATCTTTTGGCGAAGAGCCAAGAGAATTTCAAAGAACGATGTGA
- a CDS encoding phosphotransferase, giving the protein MAFYLPLLQTHFKHIEIGDTLTSLWSGCGSIVECMLDDEPCVVKAIKIPRHIHHPKIKQSEFALKRKQQSYEVEYNFYKRYSPLLPNKAKSIECVSPINNVNEYALVFKNFTKHGFAQASSLHIKAILTWLAHFHAFNLNKPATGLWQQGNYWHLSTRPDEFNKLDEAPDKKSDIKSAAHKIDQRLSSCDYSTLIHGDAKLANFAASEQGEILGYDFQYVGAGVGVTDVMYFMTSCFNDEELHKYADAYLADYFSQFKRALNVYQPAMNADDVITKWQALWPLTWADFYRFLAGWSPDHFKINSYMMAQVNTTLSGNKL; this is encoded by the coding sequence ATGGCATTTTATCTTCCTCTATTACAGACTCACTTTAAACACATTGAAATTGGCGATACGCTCACATCGCTTTGGAGTGGGTGTGGCAGTATTGTAGAGTGTATGCTTGATGATGAGCCATGCGTTGTTAAGGCTATTAAAATACCACGCCATATACACCATCCAAAAATTAAGCAAAGCGAATTTGCATTAAAAAGAAAGCAGCAGTCTTATGAAGTTGAATATAACTTTTATAAGCGTTACAGCCCGCTATTGCCTAATAAAGCAAAAAGTATTGAATGTGTAAGTCCAATTAATAACGTTAATGAATATGCGCTGGTGTTTAAAAACTTTACCAAACATGGTTTTGCTCAAGCCAGCTCACTACATATAAAGGCAATACTCACGTGGTTAGCACATTTTCATGCCTTTAATTTAAATAAGCCTGCAACAGGCTTATGGCAGCAAGGGAATTATTGGCATTTAAGTACACGGCCAGATGAGTTTAATAAGCTTGATGAAGCGCCAGATAAAAAGTCCGATATTAAAAGCGCGGCACACAAAATAGACCAACGACTAAGTAGCTGTGATTACAGCACGCTAATACACGGTGATGCTAAACTTGCCAATTTTGCTGCAAGTGAGCAAGGCGAAATACTCGGCTATGATTTTCAATACGTAGGCGCTGGGGTAGGGGTTACAGATGTAATGTACTTTATGACAAGTTGTTTTAACGACGAGGAGTTACATAAGTATGCTGATGCGTATTTAGCTGATTATTTTTCGCAATTTAAAAGGGCACTTAACGTTTATCAGCCAGCTATGAATGCTGATGACGTTATTACAAAGTGGCAAGCGTTGTGGCCATTAACTTGGGCTGATTTTTATCGGTTTTTAGCAGGCTGGAGCCCTGATCATTTTAAAATAAACAGCTACATGATGGCGCAAGTAAACACAACGTTATCAGGCAACAAGTTATAA
- the upp gene encoding uracil phosphoribosyltransferase encodes MSIHVISHPLVQHKLGLMRAHGISTKSFRELCSEVGTLLTYEATKNLQLEDNEITGWDGNKLKVEHIKGKKITVVPILRAGLGMMDGVMQLLPAAKVSVVGLERNEETLEPVPYFEKLVGNIDERLSLVIDPMLATGGSMIATIDMLKKAGCKDIKVIVLVAAPEGVEKTLAAHPDIEIFTASVDSHLNEKGYIIPGLGDAGDKIFGTV; translated from the coding sequence ATGTCAATTCACGTAATTTCACACCCTCTTGTTCAACACAAATTAGGCTTAATGCGCGCTCACGGTATTAGTACTAAAAGCTTTCGTGAATTATGCTCTGAGGTAGGTACTTTATTAACCTACGAAGCTACAAAAAACCTACAGCTAGAAGATAACGAAATTACTGGCTGGGATGGTAACAAACTGAAAGTTGAGCACATTAAAGGTAAAAAAATTACTGTAGTGCCAATATTACGTGCAGGTCTTGGTATGATGGACGGTGTAATGCAGTTATTGCCAGCGGCTAAAGTAAGCGTAGTTGGCCTTGAGCGTAACGAAGAAACACTTGAACCAGTCCCGTATTTTGAAAAGTTAGTTGGCAATATTGATGAGCGTTTAAGCTTAGTAATCGACCCTATGCTTGCAACGGGTGGCTCTATGATTGCCACTATCGATATGTTAAAAAAAGCAGGCTGTAAAGACATTAAAGTAATCGTGTTAGTAGCCGCACCAGAAGGCGTTGAAAAAACCCTGGCTGCGCATCCAGATATCGAAATTTTCACAGCATCGGTAGATAGCCACTTAAACGAAAAAGGTTATATTATCCCGGGCCTTGGTGATGCAGGCGACAAAATATTTGGTACGGTTTAG
- a CDS encoding uracil-xanthine permease family protein has translation MQNNATFSVKTILTGAQMLFVAFGALVLVPLLTGLDPSVALFTAGLGTLLFQVVTKGKVPIFLASSFAFIAPIIASVQMWGVPATMGGLMAAGFAYMLLALLVKFKGVATLHKILPPVVVGPVIMVIGLALAPVAVNMAMGKSGDGSIELIAYDKAIVISLFSLIVTLIFAVWGKGVYKLIPILAGVISGYVLSLVMGVVEFGSVSNASWVAVPNFTWPEFKWQAILFMVPVAIAPAIEHIGDMMAISQVTNKDFLKKPGLHRTLFGDGLATAAASMFGGPPNTTYSEVTGAVMLTKNFNPKVMMWTAVIAIVLAFVAKMGAGLQTIPVPVMGGIMILLFGSIAVVGLNTLVKSGDDLTAPRNLSIVALILVCGIGGMHIGGSQFSLEGVSLCAILGIVLNLVLPKAEPEQN, from the coding sequence GTGCAAAATAACGCCACTTTTTCAGTCAAAACTATTTTAACTGGCGCACAAATGCTGTTTGTGGCATTTGGTGCGTTAGTGCTTGTGCCTTTATTAACAGGGCTTGACCCAAGTGTTGCTTTGTTTACCGCCGGTTTAGGTACCTTGCTATTTCAGGTCGTTACTAAAGGTAAAGTACCTATATTTTTAGCTTCTTCGTTTGCGTTTATTGCGCCTATTATTGCCTCGGTGCAAATGTGGGGCGTACCGGCAACGATGGGTGGCTTAATGGCGGCAGGTTTTGCTTATATGCTACTGGCGTTATTGGTTAAATTTAAAGGCGTAGCAACACTTCATAAAATTTTACCGCCAGTGGTTGTTGGCCCAGTGATCATGGTTATTGGCCTTGCGCTTGCTCCTGTTGCTGTAAATATGGCAATGGGAAAAAGTGGTGATGGCAGCATTGAGCTTATTGCTTATGATAAAGCGATTGTTATTTCTTTATTTTCATTGATTGTCACACTTATTTTTGCGGTGTGGGGCAAAGGTGTTTATAAGCTTATTCCTATATTAGCAGGTGTTATATCTGGCTATGTTTTATCGCTTGTAATGGGCGTGGTTGAATTTGGCAGTGTAAGCAATGCAAGCTGGGTAGCGGTGCCTAATTTCACATGGCCAGAATTTAAATGGCAAGCCATATTATTTATGGTGCCTGTGGCAATTGCCCCTGCTATTGAGCATATTGGCGATATGATGGCTATTAGCCAAGTAACTAATAAAGATTTTTTGAAAAAGCCAGGCTTACACCGCACGCTATTTGGCGATGGTTTAGCAACAGCGGCAGCTTCAATGTTTGGTGGCCCACCTAATACAACTTACTCAGAAGTGACAGGCGCAGTTATGCTGACTAAAAACTTTAATCCTAAAGTGATGATGTGGACAGCGGTTATCGCCATTGTACTGGCGTTTGTAGCAAAAATGGGCGCTGGTTTACAAACAATTCCTGTGCCTGTTATGGGCGGTATTATGATTTTATTGTTTGGATCAATTGCTGTAGTGGGGCTTAACACTTTGGTTAAATCGGGGGATGATTTAACCGCGCCACGTAATTTAAGCATTGTAGCGCTTATTTTAGTGTGTGGTATTGGTGGTATGCACATTGGCGGCAGTCAATTTAGCCTAGAGGGCGTAAGCTTATGTGCCATTTTAGGAATAGTTCTTAATTTGGTATTACCAAAGGCTGAGCCAGAACAAAATTAG